From a single Pyxidicoccus xibeiensis genomic region:
- a CDS encoding ATP-grasp domain-containing protein — protein MHWVVQDNLFNERGFHTLMQTLERGGIPHTLVKVIPFDGGVQPEVQVSGPVIVMGSLSLARYAVRRGWVPGSFINDNFDFRVWREHLGEHLLNAGAQVCRFADVPPRDGPFFIRPCLDDKSFSGMVTTWEEFAAWRDSVLKLEEATTVSPDTWVAVSAPKHLQREYRMVVVDGRVVTGTRYKLGDRVVGSAEVEPEVYTFAQAMADRWGPARAYALDVFMHDGGLYVGEINNLNSAGFYAYDVGKMVAAIEAMHW, from the coding sequence ATGCACTGGGTCGTCCAGGACAACCTCTTCAACGAGCGGGGCTTCCACACGCTGATGCAGACGCTCGAGCGCGGTGGCATCCCCCACACGCTGGTGAAGGTCATCCCGTTCGACGGCGGCGTCCAGCCGGAGGTCCAGGTCTCCGGCCCCGTCATCGTCATGGGCTCGCTCAGCCTCGCCCGGTATGCGGTGCGGCGGGGCTGGGTGCCGGGCTCGTTCATCAACGACAACTTCGACTTCCGCGTCTGGCGCGAGCACCTGGGCGAGCACCTGCTGAACGCAGGCGCCCAGGTCTGCCGCTTCGCGGACGTTCCCCCGCGGGACGGGCCCTTCTTCATCCGCCCGTGCCTGGACGACAAGTCGTTCTCGGGCATGGTCACCACCTGGGAGGAGTTCGCGGCGTGGCGCGACAGCGTCCTGAAGCTCGAGGAGGCCACCACCGTCTCCCCGGACACCTGGGTGGCGGTCAGCGCGCCGAAGCACCTCCAGCGCGAGTACCGCATGGTCGTCGTCGACGGCCGCGTCGTCACCGGCACGCGCTACAAGCTCGGGGACCGCGTCGTGGGCTCGGCCGAAGTCGAGCCGGAGGTCTACACCTTCGCGCAGGCCATGGCGGACCGGTGGGGCCCGGCCCGCGCCTACGCGCTGGACGTCTTCATGCACGACGGCGGGCTGTACGTCGGGGAGATCAACAACCTCAACTCGGCGGGCTTCTACGCCTACGACGTGGGGAAGATGGTGGCCGCCATCGAGGCGATGCACTGGTAG
- a CDS encoding HAD hydrolase-like protein: MTTHIVFDFDGTLADSKDAVIRLYNALAEKRGYKALSADNLEELRKLSILERCARMGIPPYRLPWLAVQMGRSLREVMTTIAFHEGIPELLAELRRRGHPLAILSTNREENIRAFLRHHSAEALVESIHCSSSFFGKARLLRALMKQRGLRPDQLVYVGDEHRDVVACKEVNVRVIAVRWGADAEARLREAGPDAIAGHPAEVAELLSRWSERR, translated from the coding sequence GTGACTACCCACATCGTCTTCGACTTTGACGGGACGCTGGCGGACTCGAAGGACGCGGTCATCCGGCTCTACAACGCGCTCGCCGAGAAGCGCGGCTACAAGGCGCTGTCCGCCGACAACCTGGAGGAGCTGCGCAAGCTGTCCATCCTGGAGCGCTGCGCCCGGATGGGCATTCCGCCCTACCGGCTGCCCTGGCTGGCGGTGCAGATGGGCCGGAGCCTGCGCGAGGTGATGACCACCATCGCGTTCCACGAGGGCATCCCCGAGCTGCTGGCGGAGCTGAGGCGCCGCGGGCACCCGCTCGCCATCCTGTCCACCAACCGGGAGGAGAACATCCGCGCGTTCCTGCGGCACCACTCGGCCGAGGCGCTGGTGGAGAGCATCCACTGCAGCAGCAGCTTCTTCGGCAAGGCCCGGCTGCTGCGGGCCCTGATGAAGCAGCGCGGGCTCCGGCCCGACCAGCTCGTCTACGTGGGCGACGAGCACCGGGACGTGGTGGCCTGCAAGGAGGTCAACGTGAGGGTCATCGCCGTGCGCTGGGGCGCGGATGCCGAGGCCCGCCTGCGGGAGGCCGGGCCGGACGCCATCGCCGGGCACCCGGCGGAGGTGGCCGAGCTCCTGTCCCGCTGGTCCGAGCGGCGCTGA
- a CDS encoding 4'-phosphopantetheinyl transferase family protein — MTYPDALSPEAFATVSLGMVRHGVAVPGVLTCVHLESAAALEARHLTLLHEKERQRLEELRADSRRLGFFLGRVAGKLSVRALGITAPLHAVEIAPGVFEQPIVKGTGDEPPLVSLSHTRAVAVAVACGPEHILGVDVELVDPQRTEVFESVMPPRELAMARHAPASGDLAVNVLWAMKEALSKALRCGLTTPFEILETDAFEPHSDGGWSCLFRNFAQYRARAWVLGSHVVAVVTPKHSVIHITPGDLERVRQVLGRDVPRS, encoded by the coding sequence ATGACCTACCCTGATGCTCTCTCCCCCGAGGCGTTCGCGACAGTGTCGCTCGGCATGGTGCGCCACGGGGTGGCGGTGCCCGGCGTGCTCACCTGTGTCCACCTCGAGTCCGCCGCCGCTCTCGAGGCCCGGCACCTCACGCTCCTGCACGAGAAGGAGCGCCAGCGCCTGGAGGAGCTCCGCGCGGACTCGCGCCGGCTCGGCTTCTTCCTGGGGCGTGTCGCGGGGAAGCTCTCGGTCCGCGCGCTCGGCATCACCGCGCCGCTGCACGCCGTGGAGATAGCGCCAGGGGTGTTCGAGCAGCCCATCGTCAAGGGGACGGGGGACGAGCCGCCCCTCGTGTCGCTCAGCCACACCCGCGCCGTCGCGGTGGCGGTGGCCTGCGGGCCCGAGCACATCCTCGGCGTGGACGTGGAGCTGGTCGACCCGCAGCGGACGGAGGTCTTCGAGTCGGTGATGCCTCCCAGGGAGCTCGCCATGGCGAGGCACGCGCCTGCGAGCGGGGACCTCGCGGTGAACGTCCTCTGGGCGATGAAGGAGGCCCTCTCCAAGGCCTTGCGCTGCGGGCTGACGACGCCGTTCGAAATCCTGGAGACCGATGCCTTCGAGCCGCACTCGGACGGAGGCTGGAGCTGCCTCTTCCGCAACTTCGCGCAGTACCGGGCCCGGGCGTGGGTGCTCGGCTCCCACGTGGTGGCGGTCGTCACTCCGAAGCACTCGGTCATCCACATCACGCCGGGAGACCTGGAGCGCGTCCGCCAAGTCCTCGGGCGTGACGTGCCGCGGAGCTAG